The segment CGATTCACTAGGTGTTGGTCCGTGGGTACAGAATGGAACCTATACTATTACACCGGTAGATAAACGTTTAGAAGTAACTGAAAACAATCTGCGGGTGATTAAACTCAACCTTCCAACAGTTGAAGGTTTCACCTGGAAAGGAAATTCTTTCTTACCTGATCGTCCTTACAATCCTGATTTCCCTATCAGTATTGATGCAAACATGAGTTTATGGGAATTTAAGTTTGAAACCGTGAACGGAAGTGAAACCATTGGCGCTAATCAGCTGACTGATGTAACTACTGTTTTTCATATTGATGAAGCAGAAAATGTTCCAATCGTTACCGATACTTCTTTTGCTTCACGTGAATTATCTGTTGAGAAATATGCAAAAAACATTGGGCTCGTATTTCGTGAATTTCAACTTTGGGAAAATCAACCACGTCCAAGAACAACCGGCACTCCTCCCAATGTGATCACCACATATGATCCTGTGAGAATAGGTTTTGGTGTAAAGATGTGGATGATCGATAAAAACTAAATTTCTCCTATTACGATTCATGAAAAATACATGTTATTTACTGTTCGTTCTTTCGTTACTGTTTACAGCAGTTGAAAGTAACGGTCAGCGAACCAAGCATGTCATTTTCTTTACTGATAAAAACGAAACAACTTTCTCTCTCGCCCAGCCTTCATCTTATTTATCTGCAAGAGCTGTGGCAAGAAGAACAAAATATGGCATTGCTGTTGACAGCACCGATTTACCTGTTGTAGAAAAATATGTTGACAGTGTTCGTTTAGCAGGAAACGTTACGATTCTTGGCCGTTTACGTTGGATGAATGCAGTCATTATTCAAACAAATGATGCAGCTGCATTAAGCAAGATCAACACATTCCCTTTTGTAAAAAAAAGAGACAGCATTGCCTATCGAAAAGTGAATGCAAGGCTTATCGATAATAAATCATACAACATCACGCCTTATGTTTCCACAAATCAACGACAGCAGCAATTGTTTGCTGATTCATTGAACTACGGAAATACAGCCACACAAATCAACATCCATAATGGTGCATTTCTGCATAACATCGGAGCACGTGGACAAAACATGCAGATCGCTTTTTTAGATGGAGGATACTTCGGTTATCTCAGTAATCCATTCTTTGATAGTGTGCGTAATCAAAACCGCATACTTGCTACCCGTGATTTTGTATTAAATGAAACAAGTGTAAATGAAGATGATGCACATGGTATGGCGTGTTTTTCTATTGTAGCAGGAAATATACCCGGCAGTTATATTGGCTCGGCGCCCTATGCATCATTCTATTTATTAAGAACTGAAGATGTGGGTAGCGAACAACTGATCGAAGAGTATAATTGGGGATCGGGTGCTGAATATGCAGACAGTGCAGGTGTTGATGTTATTTCTTCCTCTGTTGGTTACAGTACGTTTGATGATCCTGCTTACAATCACAGCTATGCTGATATGAATGGCAATACAACTATTGTAAGCAGATACGCAGATCTTGCTGCAAAGAAAGGAATGTTGTTAGTAAACAGTGCAGGCAATGAGGGCAGCAAAACATGGAAATATATTGTTGCACCTGCTGATGCCGATAGTGTATTAAGTGTTGGTGCAGTAAACAGTTCAGGAATAATTGCTGCTTTCTCAAGTTTTGGCCCAACAAGTGACGGACAAATAAAACCTGATGTTGTTTCTGTTGG is part of the Lacibacter sediminis genome and harbors:
- a CDS encoding S8 family serine peptidase; the encoded protein is MKNTCYLLFVLSLLFTAVESNGQRTKHVIFFTDKNETTFSLAQPSSYLSARAVARRTKYGIAVDSTDLPVVEKYVDSVRLAGNVTILGRLRWMNAVIIQTNDAAALSKINTFPFVKKRDSIAYRKVNARLIDNKSYNITPYVSTNQRQQQLFADSLNYGNTATQINIHNGAFLHNIGARGQNMQIAFLDGGYFGYLSNPFFDSVRNQNRILATRDFVLNETSVNEDDAHGMACFSIVAGNIPGSYIGSAPYASFYLLRTEDVGSEQLIEEYNWGSGAEYADSAGVDVISSSVGYSTFDDPAYNHSYADMNGNTTIVSRYADLAAKKGMLLVNSAGNEGSKTWKYIVAPADADSVLSVGAVNSSGIIAAFSSFGPTSDGQIKPDVVSVGQGTFLSTSGGTVGTSSGTSFSGPNMAGLATCLWQLFPEFNSYKIIETLRKSADRYTAPHEQYGYGLPDMKKATGILLADLSNSNASITNCTATLQWNSKDLSAMQYIVQRKLPGESTYTNIQTIAAKGSTFSAQNYQYNDVATVAGIIDYRILQVIDTSTAGYRAYAIDSASVTAGSGCNTTNINDPSITIKKVQLFPNPIADNSLQLKFTEQSSGRFLLTVYNTTGQLVYTEQYNKPNGIVTHSFSLNRLAKGSYLLVILKDGHRYAVEEFVKQ